From Cryptococcus neoformans var. grubii H99 chromosome 6, complete sequence:
GTATAGCCATTCCTCGTTTTAAATCACTCATCAAATACATCCAGCACAGCTCAGGCTACTCAGGTCTATGGACATCCCCTCTCGTCGTTCCTTCATGCAGAGATCCTCTTTTCCGATTTAGATGACCTTCTCACTTACAACAAGTCTACCGATATTCCAGTGCGTAACTTTGCGAAAAGTCCTAAGAGTTGCGAATTATACGGGCAACAATGGTGTATTACTATACGATACTCTAATGGGAGTAATCATACTTCTCGAAGAAGGTCTTCGCATCTCTCGTCTACAACCTCCTTGTCAGCTCGAAGCGACGACCGCTTAAGCGAGCAACACTTACATCCATCTTGGGCCCTCTcgcccttcctttctccttttccttctgcCTTCTCAAATCTCTATCTTCCCTCAACCACTCTAACGCCAACTCGAAAAGTGTTTCCTCTTGCAACCCTTTGTCGGCAAGGGGCCAAGCGATAAGGCCACGAGGAGTTGAGCCGAGCTGGATGTGACAAATTTTTGTAGGGAATTTTTTAAGGCCGTCAAAGATGTGTGTGGCATCTGTTAAGATAATCCTTCGTCAGTGCCATCGACCtaagagaaaggaggaaagttGAATGTAAACACATACAAACAATAGTAGCTCCCCTTATCTCGGATTCAGAGATCAAAAAGTCAATCAAGTCTGCACGAACGAGCACGTCCAGATCAACAGTGACTTCGTCCAAAAGCAAGACATCCCATTCTCCCATAAGTCCCATACAAAGCTGGACCCGACGACGCTCTCCATCAGAGATTTGGTGCATATGCCTGTATAATGGTTAGTGAAAGACGGTTGATACATGCATAATCCTTTTACCAGTCAAGATCGACATCGAGAATCCTCAAAAGCCTatctctcctttccttgTGTCTGTAACCACCCACAGAGTCTAAGAAATGAGAAACAACAATGTCCGAACGAACAACGGGGTTAGAGGACCATTCTGTTCCGAGATAGACGACACCCTATGATCGTCCGTACCGCGTCAGACTACATGCATTTTTGAAATGGACCCGTCTTTGAGCCATAAGGAAGTGAGAAGGAACGCACGCCTGGAGGGTTCATGAAAACGTCCTGCCCCAAGATTCGACAAGTCCTCGTCTTGGTCAACCTCTTGCCTGCTAAAATTCTTAAAAGTGTCGATTTTCCCGCTAAATCCCAGATCAATCATTAGCTTAGCTTACTTTCAGCTAATCACTGTAGAATGTGGGACGAACCTCCGTTAGCACCCAATAACAGACATCTATCCCCCTTTCGAAGCTCGAGATTCACATTTTCGAGGACTGGATCgtcgccttctttccatgaATAGGTGAGACTCTGACAGTCGATGGCCAATTGATTCGCTGCTGGCATAATGGTTGTTCAGTGGAGATGCGCCGGATTAGGTAAAGTCTAGAAGAGAGCTAAtcgaaaggaaaaaaaaaaaaaaaaaaaaacacgAGGAAAAGACTGGAAAAGTCATATTGTTGGCTCCATCAATCGATAGATGGTCGATGGGACGAATGCTTCGTTTATTTATGGCGTCAACAATTCGGAGATAGTCCGACACACCAGGTTCTGACACTAATAGTGTAGATGTACCAAAAGGCTAATTTTTTTTCGACGCGCGGCCAGCCTTTTGGAGCAAACTTCTCGATGTAGCAAAGTTTGCTGCGTGTTTGCAAACTATAGTGAGTGGCTTAGGGGGGTACATTGCATAATATTTACTCCCACTTTTATGCATAGGGCAAGGGGAGAACGagaacgaagaggaaggaagaccCGTCTGAAGAGCCACAACGAACTGTTTCCCGCTACTAGTAAATATGATATTGTACTTCCCTTTATTCAAGGCTATAATGCTCGACGAATATCCTATAGTGATCAACTCATCTTACACCTCGAATAATGACATCATCGAAAATCAGGCCCCAACCGATACTGACAAGTGGCTCCCAATGTCCGCCTATTTTGATCTACGAGTTCATAAATATCCTCAATGATAACAAGGCCCTTGTATACAACCACGCAGATTTGGCAGCTTCGATCGCTTTACACGCTTAACTTTTGCAGAAATTGGCTTTACCCTTGTTATATTACAACGAGAAACCGCACGAAGGTATCATCCGGTATGTACACAACGATGTATGAAAAGCAGGTGGTCTCCAAATAGCTGTTTTGAAATGTGAGTCGTCCAACAATGGAAACTAATTACGGCTGTCAGATAAAATACGCACACAATTGACAATGCCAATTGCAATATAATCCTCGCATGACCGGATCATTCGGCATGAGAGACGGAGAAGGGTGTGAGAGACTATGGTCCAAGTTAAGCAAGTTGATCAGGTTGGATCGTCGTTCGAATGCTTCGTTGCGACTAATGAATATTCAATTCCGAGTCGATCACGTCAATGAGTTTCATGGCTCAAAGAGAGCATTACCAAATCGCTCGGAAGCGGTTTGGCGAAGCGTTAGAGGGATTGAAAAAGCAGAGAAAGCCGGACGGACAGCCGAAAAGCTGGAAGTTGAGTGGGAGGCACAGAAGGCCAACCAGAGTAAAGCCGGGAGAAAAAGCGATGCACAGCTCAGAGACTAGAAGTGCCGAGAATTAGGTCTAATGATAGCTGAGGCTGTTGCCTTCATCGTGGCTTGGTGAGTGCATCGGACGTAAAAATGCCACTGGCTGAAGCCTGTCACGGCGCTACCCAGAAGCTACGCCCGAAACCTTTACCTCTCTCGGCCGCCGAACCAAagcacctccacctccgaCGACCGCGGCCGATCGTCTAAATTCTCTTTGGTTTCTCGACATCTCTCTTCGTCCTTCGGTCTCTCTCCGGCCATCTTTCTACCTTCTAGACCTTTTCACGTCTAAAGTCGCATCGGTCAGCCCTTAGTCCGGCTCCTGTTCCTATCAGGCCTCGGCTATTCTGTCCTcgtcctctccttctcgccgCCCCCCTTGATTGAGCGTCGGGCATTACGCTGACCGGCGTGACAACCCTGACAAAGCCTTAGCTTCAGGCAAGGTTTAGAGGAAGCGTTGAAGAACAACGACCACGTAGCAGCGATCCAACAGGCCAACGCTGTTAAAGCGATAACAACAAGGCATGAGACACTGAAACGAGATATTTGTAAGAAAGCGAGGGAATTAGTGGGGCCAGATCGTGAGTATAACCTCCTTCAGATAATAGGAATTGAGGCTCTGACCTACTATTCAttcaaggagaagaggaattgCAGTGTTTTTGTCGAGTGCATGAAGCCCTATGCAACTTACAACGGCAGGTGATCACTTACCGTATGACCATTGATCCCATCCTCAAAACAAGATCTGGAACCATGGAGCGTTTGGGTGAGTTGAATTGTGGGAGCGAAATATGCATAAGCTCAGGGTGATTGTACCAGGTGTCGGCCTTGTTGATAAAGTTTTGAAGAAAATTGATGTAATGAAGTTAAAGAGGAGAGTAGCGGCCTACGATAAGGCTGTTGAACATTACATCAATAAGTTTGCATCTGCACAGCCACCAGAAATGGCAAAATCAGTGCAAGAAGTTCTGGGAAAGAAGCCGGACAACCCGTTTTGCTCCGATATCCTCTTCGAGACGAGAGATGCTGCATGGGCGAATGATCGAACATGCCAGTTAGGTCAAAACTATTTGCTTCTGATATATAGCTGACTCACCGATTAATTTAGGCATAAAGGCCCTCCAAATGGGTGACAGACGCCTAGAGGAGTTTAAAAGGCTTCGGGAAGAAACGGTGAGACTTGTACGCCGGGCCTTGAGAGACGGGAACGGATTAATGATAATCTGGACCTATGGATCTTTGCGCTCCGGCTTACTGAGCAAAGTCCTGAGGAGCGCGAAAATGAGGACGGAGAGGCTGAGATGGGACAGGGCACGAGAGTACAATCCAGCAAATGTAATCTTCCCCTTGTAATACCAAACTATAGCGTGCTAATGAAACCATCATGGCTGTAGATACTCCAACTGGGAATAATTATTTGAAGTACCTCCATCTTCTAGCGGAGCTTCGGGAAGAGCACAGGACTCTAAAGCTGCGGTGGATGGGTGATGGATTGATAGAGGTCTGGGAAAATCAGCCCGACCCTTCTCTCTGGAGAGATCAGTGCGATGAAGAGTTGAAAAACGGGATGAAAGACAAATGGGccgaaaaagaaaaggaagtggGGCAAATGTTGGATGTTCTAAAGAACAGAAACATTAAATATAGCAACTGGTGAGAGAGGCGGTTTCGTGGGAGAGGCTATCAGTTTCAGGGATCTtatggaagagaatgaaggaagaTCGCAGCCGACGGGAAGTGTCCGAAGGCTTCGCGAACTAATAGTCCGAGTCGAAGGGGGAGACTGCAGGACAGTCATACAGCGATGGTTGCGACGAGAGTGAGTCTATGCAAGTCGACCCTGTTCTAGAGCGTTTCGGCTTTGGGAATGAAAAGCGGTATGGGGATGACGGGCTGTTAGtactggaagaagacgttGAAAATGTCGATGAAGTCCAGGAAGCGATTGTTCGTTTGGCGATATGAGGACATAGGCTTGGCCATCGAGTACTATCAGTTTTGATTCTTGAGAGTATTTTGCATTTTCTCCGACTCCAAAGCCAGATTTAGTAGATCCGCGAGCCTGTCATACATTGCGTGCAGTACTACCAACAGATGTAACCGACCCTCATCGCTCAATTGGTCTCTTGGAAGCGTCTGACAATGCACTAACATCCGACTGTGGGCACTTGAATGTTTCATTCTTCCAACGTAGTCTGACCTTATTTTCTCAGTTCACGCCCATTTATACGGGTAGAAGTGAATGCATCTAGGCCTTCTATGACATCCTGATCTACGTATCGCCGTTAATAAGCAACCAATGGTGACTCACACCCGTCTATTTTCTTTATTCTAGTCAACACAGGCCAATTCGTTTCTATATTGTCATTTTATCAGTAACAGATAATGAGTCGCCTAGGACATTCTCACTCTTGACTATTCATCGCTATCGCGATTCTGCGACACGCATTACAACTGTTGTCAAGAAGTTCGAGCATGTTCCAAGCGGAGTTAAACCATGTGGCTAACCTTCTCAACGATTTCTATTCCAGCACAGGAATCATGAGTTGAAGATCCTCGAATGCTGAATATCATGTCTTCCCATCAAAACTTCCCCAAGAGGCCACGTAGTTGCCGGTCCCTTCTCAGCATCCTCTGTCCATGCCCAgagatcttcttcctccccgcATTTCTCGGCCTTGTCCTCAATAATACCCGTCGTGCAGTTGCTTAGTTTCTCGACTTCTTGATTGATGATGTCCCGATaagggtgaaggagaagctggGAGGAAGCGTATGGACCGATGATATTCAGACGGACGgccgaggagaggagggatcGTGCgtgaaggaaaagatgtaGGTGCAAAGCTCGATCTACGACCACGAATAATCAGTAAAAAATCTGTTTCAAGAGATATGATAGCTTACCAACAGGTAATCCCAAGGCAGCTGTAATAACACCCCAGCAAACAGCCAAGTGCCCCGGAGCCTTCTCCAAGATAACCATTTTTTTATAACCTTCAACGATCTTGACGCCCAGTTCATCGGTCGATCCGGggcctcctccatcttcattcaaGTACTCATCAATCCCTACGGGACGGCTCAACCCAcgggagaagagggtgagcATAGCTACGCCTTGGGCTTTCGATGATCGCCGGCCGACGTGGGACAGAAGCGTACACTCGTGATACTTGTCTAACGCCTGTATCTTTTGAAGCACCCTCTGCACCTCATCTTCTATTATGCCATTCCCAGCTTTGGAAGCTTTACGGGAATCATTTACACAAGTCCACCCATCCATGACAAACCCTCCGGTTGTACTAGCATAGTTACTCACTTCGGCCCTCGCAAAGTCAACCAAACCTCCAGtcatattcttctttcccagGACACCATCTTTAAATTCTTTGGGTGTGTAAGAGTACTGTGAAGAAAGAAATCCGTGTTTGGCGAAAGATTCGAGGCCGGAGGAGGATACGAAACCGCCAGTAGGGAGATTCGAGTCGGTAAGGACATAAAGCAGGTGTAGCTCCTTGGCGGATGGATTTAGTGAAGCCATGAGGATCCGCCCCTTTAAGTCTTGAGTATAGATAGTTGAATTCTAGGCCTATCAATAAGCCAGAAGGAAGACAGTAAGGTTTTCGTAATAGTGTTACAGCAGAGGATCACACGATAAGTTCTGCTGGTGACAATATAACTGGTGGAGAAGTGATGATATATATAATATATGGcatatgatgatggtggtggtggtggataTTCGTGATGTGGAATACCCCCACACCGCCGGTCAATGGAACGGAACCAAATAAGTACCCGAGAACCGAACTTAGCCGAAACAAGTCGAGAGTGGGGGACCGGAGACCGGAGATGCGATCAACGAACAGCGAATTCGACAACGATACACGTCTGTTTCCTTCGTTTGCCATATCTGGTCTTTCTTTGGCCCGCAGTGTCGTCATCCAACACCTTTCAATATGACGGTTCTGTCTGACAAGCTTCAAGAATTTACCATCAAGACTGCCAATCAAAATCAGATTGAACTGCACGCTAAGGCTTCTTATGTGATCTGGCCTAGAGCTCAAAGCTACGAGGTCAGTAGTGGGGTAGCCTATATGTTGAGCCTCTCACTGTATATAATGTCTGACTTCTCAAGTAGGAGTACTGGGAGGTGTATAAGGCGGAACGAAGGGAAGCAC
This genomic window contains:
- a CDS encoding CCR4-NOT complex subunit CAF16; translated protein: MPAANQLAIDCQSLTYSWKEGDDPVLENVNLELRKGDRCLLLGANGAGKSTLLRILAGKRLTKTRTCRILGQDVFMNPPGGVVYLGTEWSSNPVVRSDIVVSHFLDSVGGYRHKERRDRLLRILDVDLDWHMHQISDGERRRVQLCMGLMGEWDVLLLDEVTVDLDVLVRADLIDFLISESEIRGATIVYATHIFDGLKKFPTKICHIQLGSTPRGLIAWPLADKGLQEETLFELALEWLREDRDLRRQKEKEKGRARGPKMDTRDAKTFFEKYDYSH